The sequence below is a genomic window from Mus musculus strain C57BL/6J chromosome 4, GRCm38.p6 C57BL/6J.
TGAAAAATCTATATAACAAGACCTAAATCAGTCCTAAATACCTAAGAATAATTTTAAtactttattatataattttcaaacataaaaataagagaaCTATGATTAATAAAATGTGATGAATGCTTGGCTTCAATAACTTATACTAATATAGGCTGAAGTGCCCACCAACACACAGTTGGAATTCTAACACCAGTATCTCAAAATGTGACTGTATTTGGAAAAATAGTCTGCctccgtgtctgtgtgtgtgtgtgtgtgtgtgtgtgtgtgtgtgtgtgtgtgtgagagagagagagagagagagagagagagactgaaagtACTCATAAAGTAAGGGTTTACTACTCCTCTTACCTTTGATGAAGGTATAAGGGTTATATTTGTCACATTACCCACCGCGATCACACAACATTCACTTTGTACTATATTTATGAAAAGTTAAGTAAACAGGAGATTAgaaacagcctgggctacatggtaaatGTGAAGCCAGCCTAAAGTATATAGTGAGTTTTGGGCTAGCCGGGGGTAGGTACTGCAATGCTACTCTACCACAATGCTACTCTATcttaggaggagaaaagaagttaAGAGAATGGATCAGCAAGGATGCATGCACAGGTTTGGTTGACTCTTACCTTTTAAACTAGGCAGAAATTCTCCAAGGCTACATGGTACTGTGGTCTTCAATTTTTGCTCCACCAGAAAAGCTTTAGTTAGTGATACAGTCTGTGTTTTTCCATCAAGTGGCACGAGGGAAGATGGCTTTGCGTAGTCAATAAACAAATCCTGAGTGTCCCAAACAGTGTGTGCATCATCTGCTTGCACAGCTTTGGCTACAGGGCTCAGTTCTACTTTGTGTTGTTCAAGTGTCTTGGGATTAGACAGGTAAGATTCTTCCCTGATTTTGCTAAGAGATTTCTTCAGAGCCTCATAACTAGTGAGACGAGCCTGTAAATTAGAATCTAATTCTGGAATAGCTTGTCCTTTTCCCACATCATCTGCAAAAGCATCACTGTGCACATAACTCTTTGGTTCCAGATTAAAACTAGTCTCTGAACTAGTAGAACTATTAAGACTTAGGCGACCAACTTCTGGAAGAGTTTCATGTAATATACCAATACCACTCAACCTCTGAAAAGAATCCCATAACAGAGTTTTATGTGTGGAAGGCTCAATGCAAGAAGCTTGTGAGTGGTCCGGCGGTACTGGAACACAGTCCTCTTTACTTCTACTCATCACATCTATTCCACTGCCCACAACAGGGGAGAATACATCCATGTGACTAGTTTCTGAAAGCCTGGTGGTTGCACATTCTAAATCTTGCTTCCAAATCATTTTCTTATTTACCAAGTCTGACACATCTTCTGTTGGGGGTTCTCTGATCTGACTTGTTACCAGATGTTTCTGAGGTAAACCTTTAAGCTGATCTGAGACAGCTTTCTCTTCAGGAAAATAAGACCGATCAAAATCTGGGGAAAAAATAGCCAGGCTAAATTCCCTCTGATTATGCAGTGTAGATGAAGACTCTGACGACACTTCTCTAGCACTGGCATCCACTAGAATCCCATCTGAACTTCTGTTATCTTCAGTTTCAACAGCTTTTCTCCATGAGCTCCTAATATCAGTTACTAAttaaggttgggggggggggaacacacATATTTTATCACTTACATATGCCCAAACACAGACAtgtaattaatatgctttattctAGTGCTGAAAATAAAGGTACTGCCTCAGTTCAAGTTCCATACAGATGCCAACAGGATGCAAGCCAGAGCATCGGAAAACTGCATCTCCAAATGACCCAAGTCAAGTCAGTACAAACAGCAGCAGCTGTTCCTGAGATACACATAAACCTGTATACAATATATTTGATTATAGACATGAAAGACATATCTACTTGTCTAGCCATACCAGAAACAGgcagaatttttgttgttgttgttgttaagagatTAGATACTcttaagctggagagatggctcagtggttaagaccattgACTATTCTTCAagaagtcctaagttcaattcctagcaaccatatggtgtCTTCACAActatgtgatgccctcttctgaagacagatacagtgtactcatattaaataagatttaaatttaaaaaagattagATGCTAATATTAGGCTGTCGGCCATTTGATCTCCCACAACTCCTCAAATCTGTCATTGTAGCATGGAAATGGCTATTAGCAATGTGTCTACAAATGAGCAGGGCTgtgttaaatataattttttaaaaagataagcaTACTGCAGGACCCTATTTAATTCAGTTTGTCATTTGAAGAACACCAACCTATGCTGTCTCAGCTCAATGAATTAAATCAGCAGCAAAGAAGAAATTGTATTCAATCATCCAATCCAAAAGATCTGCACTGGCtagataaggaaggaaggatcagGTTTGCCTACACCAACTGCAGGAACTAGAGGGAAGCATTTGACACTCTGATTACTTTAGTCATGGGGTAAAGATCTATGCATGCAGTGGTGGCTACTTAATGACTGCTGACTGGAAAGCAAAATCACCATACTCCCTAAACATAGACATCTGACCTGAAGGTGAGAATTTTTCTTAGCACATTTACTGAATTTATTCATGTGTCTATTTAGTGCATgtctgtacatgtgcatgtgtgcacgacTACACTCGTGCTATGGTGCATgtaatggaggtcagaggacaacttctaggAGTCCATTCTCTGCCATGTGGAAGATGGCTCAACTggcccagaattttttttttaagtgaccaaataaaatattttgcagAAAAATAGTCAAGTAAAACAACTAAAGATTATAATATCAGACTGATTATACTTCTGTGGAGGTACTCAGAAGTCACAAAAGATTACTGACGAAAGATGGCTATAAAACTTGAGTGGTCCTGCTGAATGCTTCAACAAAACTCCATTATATCAGAATGAAGAGCCACAGTCGGCGAAACAACAAGGACAGTTTAAATTGTTTCCAAAGAGCTGTCAGATCAGGAGTCTGATGGTGGGAAATGTCTTAGCAAGGGAAAAGGAACAGAGAGCAGTAACTTACTCAAGTTCTCTGGAGTCCGGGGAATTTGCTTCCTGGTTAAGAAGGGATTAGAAATTAAAGTGTCAATCAGCTCCTCCAATTCAACTTCTTTTCTCTCAGAGAGCTGTGGGGAATCAGACAGAACTACTCTGGCAACCTACAagaggaaagaacaaaagaaaactgaGCAAGGCCAGACAGAAAGCTGACAGAGTGCAGCAGGAAGCATGAGCAGAGCATGGCAGATGGCAAGAGACGCaggccaggtcctctgcaaaccAGTACATGCTTCTCTTAACCACCGAACAATCTCTCCACCCTAGCCTTCACTCTTATTATCTGTGACTCCCTTCAAATTTCTCAACAATTAACTCTACTCCATTTTTTATCCCAAcacaatctagaaaaaaaaaatcacaactttaCAAGCATATTTATCAATAATCCTTTTCTAACCTCATCTACCAGACGGGCTTGCTCTTTCTGGAATGGCTCACTCCTCTTCACCGGCAGAGTCCCTCTGGAAACACTACTTTGTGAATTCTTTGCAGTATCTGATAGAGGAGAGTCTTCCTCTTCAGAGTCTGCTATTGTCTTATATGTCAAGGTTTTCTCTATGGGAGTCCTCATATTTGGATCCTGAAAAGAGACACACATTATAACTTAATGATCATGGCTGGTATTGAAGCTCTTTAAATGGCAGATCTAAATAATTCCATTCTCATTTAGCAAGAGAATAGAAATGGCACTagaatgggagagaaaaaaaCCTTGACTGTAATTAAGTCACCAAAAATACCCTATTTATAAATCACTGTCACAATTAGCTGAAGCTGTTTTTAAAGGCAAGCTATGCACCTGTATAATGCACCTGTACTTGCCAAGGCTGGGGCAAGAGAACTGCCATGAGTTCAAGATGggttgggctacacagcaagttcaagacaaGTCTGGATCAATTAGCAAGGCCATGTCTCACAATAATGAAAATCGCTTTAGACCATACCTTCTCAAGGAGTGTGGAACTGTTTGTATCTGAGGACGCGGCACACTGTAAGGGAAAAGGCACAGGgctgaaagaaaaaagacagcaaatCTCAGTTATGTGGAGGGAGGCATCCACTAACTTCATGGATCTGAATAAGAAATTGTCTGCCCCGTATCTGTCCATGACGATTTCACTCAATTCGCCCTGGTCATCAAAAGGCAGTTTACTCTGGGGAGGTCCAGTGACAACTGGAGCAGTACTTCTGCCCAAGTTGCGTATCACTCTCCCGAAGAACTCCAACTTTCTTACTATATATTTTTAtgcctaaaatatttttataaggttAAATAATGACATACAACAATCTGTATAcaacttaaaaattaattctaCTAACTAGAATTGCATTATTACAATGTCCTCAGCACCCTAACAATACAATTTCATAGTAGCAGAGACTTCCATATTCttgcagccaggcatggtagcacacacctgtagtgTCAGCATTTCAGAAGTTGAGTcaaagggcagtggtggcgcacgcctttaatcccagcacttgggagaaagaggcaggcaaatttctgagttcaaggccatcctggtctacagagtgagttccaggatagccagggctacacagagaaaccctgtcttgaaaaaaaaaaaagttccaaacCAGACTTGGCTACAAAgcgagactgtctcaaaacaagaaccAGGGTTGTGGAGGCAGGTTGGTGGCAAATACGCACCATGTAAACCTAAGAACCTGAGCTGGATTCCCAGATCCCAAGCAGAGAATCAACTctattgtcctctgacttttacacacacacacacacacacagataatctTGTGCTCtcccacacacataataaattttTCTCTCTTAGATTAATCTTGGGGACTGGCAGGGCAGAAGATTTAGTTTTAATAGTACTTAAAAGTTAAAATCCCCTAGCAAGGATAAAATACAAGTATACACACTGTCCTACACGAAATCCTGAAATTTTTagcaaaaagaaatgaatttttaaaaataaatatataaattatttttaaatatgaaaaaaagcaAATAGCAGTTCACCCATCTTAAACCCCAATGCTAGTGTGGTTATATTAAGTACTTTTATATTGCTTCCTTTCCAGGCCATACAAAAAAcattataataatgaaaatatgctTGTTTATAGGCAAGTTACTATGCAATATCCTAtcttgttttattaataaaaatagtaatttataaaaatttaacCTACTTC
It includes:
- the Haus6 gene encoding HAUS augmin-like complex subunit 6 isoform X2 translates to MVKRDFYSLHFAETFNVKPQDMHKCLARSHVARNRFLQILQREHYVMQKYQENVNLSVKQVRNARSECMSLQNQIKRMEPYDEKSNTQEKIQKVRSLWASVNETLMVVEKERDVISSLFGFVNQYALDGAHVAVNIPRLLLDRLEEQICRLQIGNVYEAGKLNLLTIIHLLNEVLKIMKYEHCKAGQAGLTINLHYLEKETKFQRERLSHMKHMRHKVKETVTAVRQSIADKEGKWHMKWKGFLGLSPFRLIKDRPAAVDLLPPMSPLTFDPVSEEVYAKSILFKYPASLPDSHKEPKQESGSRREVDTPGSVCDGANSPVPFPLQCAASSDTNSSTLLEKDPNMRTPIEKTLTYKTIADSEEEDSPLSDTAKNSQSSVSRGTLPVKRSEPFQKEQARLVDEVARVVLSDSPQLSERKEVELEELIDTLISNPFLTRKQIPRTPENLITDIRSSWRKAVETEDNRSSDGILVDASAREVSSESSSTLHNQREFSLAIFSPDFDRSYFPEEKAVSDQLKGLPQKHLVTSQIREPPTEDVSDLVNKKMIWKQDLECATTRLSETSHMDVFSPVVGSGIDVMSRSKEDCVPVPPDHSQASCIEPSTHKTLLWDSFQRLSGIGILHETLPEVGRLSLNSSTSSETSFNLEPKSYVHSDAFADDVGKGQAIPELDSNLQARLTSYEALKKSLSKIREESYLSNPKTLEQHKVELSPVAKAVQADDAHTVWDTQDLFIDYAKPSSLVPLDGKTQTVSLTKAFLVEQKLKTTVPCSLGEFLPSLKEEEISSKSLEARDSLI